The following are from one region of the Paenibacillus sabinae T27 genome:
- a CDS encoding DnaJ domain-containing protein, whose protein sequence is MAEPGYYEVLGVNKDASRQDIKKAYQKLAKQWHPDVNKSPGAEERFKKIAEAYETLGNEEKRKAYDEALKYGFGRGPSGGETSWEAPGGGWSGGFSFNGADIPDGDLFDMFFGGGGAANRAGFDFFSGGRRPGTSGFAGSMGGMGNMGGMMEARLDISLEQAYKGGAVTVQAGGRTVTVNIPPRSGDGTAISVPESGEMLIVLNIRSHETYEVSGGDLRGTLQIAPWQAVLGGGAKVSLPDGSAVKLKIPAGIRSGRTLRIPGKGLKRENGSYGDVLFDIELVVPEQVSETEKQLYRQLEQSSGFQAGAKKRPPEGKRRGAAAG, encoded by the coding sequence ATGGCGGAACCCGGATATTATGAAGTGCTCGGCGTCAACAAGGACGCATCCAGACAGGATATTAAAAAAGCGTACCAAAAGCTCGCCAAGCAGTGGCATCCCGATGTGAACAAGTCGCCCGGAGCGGAGGAACGGTTCAAAAAAATAGCCGAGGCGTATGAAACGCTCGGGAACGAGGAGAAGCGCAAAGCCTACGACGAAGCTCTGAAGTACGGATTCGGGCGCGGACCGTCGGGCGGCGAGACCTCCTGGGAAGCGCCAGGCGGAGGATGGAGCGGAGGCTTTTCCTTCAATGGAGCGGACATTCCGGACGGTGACCTGTTCGATATGTTCTTCGGCGGCGGGGGAGCGGCTAACCGGGCGGGCTTTGATTTTTTCTCGGGCGGCCGGCGGCCGGGAACCAGCGGTTTTGCCGGAAGCATGGGCGGCATGGGCAATATGGGCGGCATGATGGAAGCCCGGCTCGACATTTCACTGGAGCAGGCGTATAAAGGCGGCGCCGTCACCGTCCAGGCCGGAGGGCGGACGGTGACCGTCAATATCCCGCCAAGGTCCGGTGACGGAACGGCAATCTCCGTGCCAGAAAGTGGCGAGATGCTGATTGTCCTGAACATCCGCTCACACGAGACCTACGAAGTGAGCGGCGGGGATCTTCGCGGCACCCTGCAAATCGCCCCCTGGCAGGCCGTACTCGGCGGCGGAGCCAAAGTCTCCCTGCCGGACGGAAGCGCGGTCAAGCTGAAGATTCCGGCAGGCATCCGGAGCGGCCGAACGCTGCGGATACCCGGCAAGGGGCTTAAGCGGGAGAACGGCTCATACGGAGATGTGCTGTTCGACATCGAGCTGGTTGTGCCGGAGCAGGTAAGCGAGACGGAGAAGCAGCTGTACCGCCAGCTGGAGCAGTCCTCGGGTTTTCAGGCAGGCGCCAAAAAGCGGCCCCCCGAAGGCAAGCGCCGCGGCGCTGCGGCTGGGTAA
- a CDS encoding cold-shock protein, producing MYYSRKRPLDNIPEELTAIWSCTNESCNGWMRDNFVFLVQPTCSICQSPMEKGEKMLPAVVNTSPTQSKH from the coding sequence TTGTACTATTCACGAAAAAGACCTCTGGACAATATTCCGGAGGAACTCACGGCCATATGGTCCTGTACCAATGAAAGCTGCAACGGTTGGATGAGAGACAATTTTGTTTTCTTGGTCCAGCCCACCTGTTCCATATGCCAGTCTCCGATGGAAAAAGGCGAGAAAATGCTCCCTGCGGTAGTTAATACAAGTCCCACTCAATCTAAACATTAA
- a CDS encoding GNAT family N-acetyltransferase, whose protein sequence is MNPITIRKAESDDVAGLSELFVDFNGKESNLTAMKKQLEVISANPDYYVAVAYDGDRVIGTAMGIACYDLVGDCNSFLLIENVVVLPKYQGQGVGKLLMQALEDFGEINHCKYVILVSESKRESSLEHSPT, encoded by the coding sequence TTGAATCCTATTACAATCAGAAAAGCTGAATCAGACGATGTCGCAGGGCTATCCGAGTTATTCGTTGACTTTAACGGCAAAGAGTCTAATCTAACCGCAATGAAAAAACAGCTCGAAGTCATATCCGCTAACCCCGATTATTATGTTGCCGTCGCCTATGACGGGGACAGAGTGATCGGTACTGCGATGGGAATCGCTTGTTACGACCTTGTTGGCGATTGTAATTCTTTTCTGCTGATCGAAAACGTAGTCGTACTGCCTAAGTATCAGGGTCAGGGTGTAGGAAAGCTGCTCATGCAAGCACTTGAGGATTTTGGAGAAATCAATCACTGCAAATATGTCATCCTGGTATCCGAAAGCAAACGCGAATCGTCGCTTGAACACTCCCCCACTTAG
- a CDS encoding PLP-dependent aminotransferase family protein: MIFTNPKMTFTLFPHKIWRNPLQEQVGRGDILHYGDPQGEPALRDSISSYLRQFRGLRCTPEQIVIGGDQYTLSSLLALMLREYSDSLGFEDPGYHLLPSIFQRHGFRTVPLPLDKDGLNVERLIGSGAQVLYVSPSHQFPCGMTMPIARRMRLLEWALNNGGLLIEDDYDGEFRYHGRPIPSMQGLADHSPVVYMGSFAQSVSPALCLHYMVLPEALLPAYYRLKNELYLEHSASRLNQMALHDFMERGHFGRHLRRMRQLYERKHDAVIRSINRHFGDAAALSGRNAGFHLLLTVKSGGTEEELAAAARKADARIAPMGYTWWNRPSWTEPSFILGFGGIPEERIDDGIRALKEAWLD; encoded by the coding sequence ATGATTTTCACCAATCCAAAAATGACTTTTACCCTATTCCCGCATAAAATCTGGAGAAATCCGCTACAAGAGCAGGTAGGACGGGGAGATATTCTGCATTACGGCGATCCGCAGGGCGAACCCGCCCTCCGGGACAGCATCTCCTCTTATCTGCGCCAATTCCGGGGGCTTCGCTGCACTCCGGAACAAATTGTGATCGGCGGCGACCAGTATACGCTGTCCTCCCTGCTCGCCTTGATGCTTCGCGAGTATTCAGACAGTCTGGGGTTTGAGGACCCCGGATATCACCTGCTGCCTTCTATATTTCAAAGACACGGATTTCGCACCGTGCCGCTGCCGCTGGACAAGGACGGCTTGAATGTGGAGCGCCTGATCGGGAGCGGAGCGCAAGTCCTATATGTCTCGCCCTCTCATCAATTCCCCTGTGGGATGACGATGCCGATTGCGCGCCGGATGCGGCTGCTGGAGTGGGCGCTGAACAACGGCGGCCTCTTGATCGAGGACGACTACGATGGAGAATTCCGCTATCACGGAAGGCCGATTCCTTCCATGCAGGGTCTGGCGGATCATAGTCCCGTCGTTTATATGGGCAGCTTCGCGCAATCTGTGTCACCCGCGCTCTGCCTGCATTATATGGTTCTGCCCGAAGCTCTCCTTCCGGCCTATTACCGCCTGAAGAACGAACTGTATCTGGAGCACTCGGCCTCCAGGCTGAATCAAATGGCGCTGCATGATTTTATGGAGCGGGGACATTTCGGCAGGCATCTGCGCCGGATGCGCCAGCTCTACGAGCGCAAGCACGACGCCGTCATTCGGTCAATAAATCGCCATTTCGGAGATGCGGCGGCACTGTCTGGCAGGAACGCCGGTTTTCATCTGCTGCTTACCGTTAAGAGCGGCGGCACGGAGGAGGAGCTTGCAGCGGCGGCGAGGAAGGCCGACGCACGGATCGCGCCGATGGGCTACACCTGGTGGAACCGGCCGTCCTGGACGGAGCCATCGTTTATCCTTGGCTTTGGAGGAATACCGGAGGAGCGCATTGACGACGGCATCAGGGCGCTGAAAGAAGCGTGGCTGGATTAA
- a CDS encoding GNAT family N-acetyltransferase: protein MNIMRTGARFLTGERVYLRPINTEDAEWYYHQLYGTETRRLTGTQKMYTKEQIERYVLEKADDASAVLLLIALNENDERIGDIAIQDIDRMNRNANIRIAVSEENQQGKGYGREALLLMLEYGFGILNLHRLELEVYSYNKRALHVYEGLGFTKEGVRREALYYDHEYHDIITMSLLEEEYRKKFCS, encoded by the coding sequence ATGAACATAATGCGCACGGGAGCCAGATTTTTGACGGGAGAGCGGGTTTATTTGCGCCCGATTAACACGGAAGACGCAGAGTGGTACTATCACCAGCTATACGGCACCGAGACGAGAAGACTGACGGGGACGCAGAAGATGTACACCAAGGAGCAAATTGAACGCTATGTTCTTGAAAAAGCGGACGACGCCTCCGCCGTGCTGCTGCTGATCGCTCTGAACGAAAATGACGAAAGAATCGGCGATATCGCGATTCAGGACATCGACCGGATGAACCGGAACGCAAATATCCGCATTGCCGTAAGCGAAGAGAATCAGCAGGGCAAAGGCTATGGGCGGGAAGCGCTGCTACTTATGCTGGAATACGGCTTTGGCATTTTGAATCTGCACCGGCTTGAGCTTGAAGTATATTCGTACAACAAACGCGCGCTCCATGTGTACGAGGGACTCGGATTTACGAAAGAGGGCGTACGTCGGGAAGCGCTGTACTATGATCATGAATACCATGACATCATTACGATGAGCCTGCTGGAAGAGGAATACAGGAAGAAGTTCTGCAGCTAA
- a CDS encoding stalk domain-containing protein, whose product MTVKKVPKPAVWLVLFAFLAEAVVIPVRDVKVSAAGAEPIVPAASALTAFGAVSSTDAVRFDLIKHEMRINLSGGEASLDGKAVKAATPIKRNDRLYVPLRALGESGAVSSVAWNSAKRQVRVVSRREELNFRIGSTRVYDGQGKALPAENFTIPAPLLIGGTAYVPVCSLTLFGLTAGAENGQLFWRWSEKKAQVLQPYWETGEDEAVFTVLYAKELYAPGAGSSIGSGAWNSSRNIVGKDIYLDGSLYNRIQLSVPLEPGINPVAISSIGMAAAGIRIRRNVSDPSVIPVNITEDGKEFLTLESPASGYLKLKSGDSFTISGKVINPPNLAIGKLTVTIQRYVPDAEDVRKDFTTVSTKEIPVKNGTFSGSVTLPRSGSYRICVNGLTYTTFPGHGPASVTWANLSAEVAE is encoded by the coding sequence ATGACAGTTAAAAAAGTGCCGAAACCGGCAGTGTGGCTGGTATTATTCGCGTTCTTGGCGGAAGCGGTTGTCATTCCGGTCCGGGATGTCAAAGTCTCTGCCGCTGGTGCGGAACCCATAGTGCCAGCCGCTTCGGCACTAACGGCTTTCGGCGCCGTGAGTTCCACGGACGCGGTCCGGTTCGACTTGATCAAGCATGAGATGAGAATTAATCTGTCCGGCGGCGAAGCGTCGCTGGATGGAAAGGCTGTCAAGGCGGCGACGCCCATAAAGCGAAACGACCGATTGTATGTGCCGCTTCGCGCGCTGGGCGAATCGGGAGCGGTATCCTCCGTTGCCTGGAATTCCGCGAAACGGCAGGTTCGGGTCGTTTCGCGGCGGGAAGAGCTGAATTTCCGCATCGGATCGACCCGGGTATACGACGGGCAGGGCAAGGCTCTGCCAGCGGAGAACTTTACGATTCCGGCGCCGCTGTTAATAGGCGGCACGGCCTATGTTCCGGTGTGCTCGCTGACCTTATTCGGTCTGACGGCGGGTGCGGAGAACGGCCAGCTCTTCTGGAGATGGAGCGAGAAGAAGGCGCAGGTGCTGCAGCCATACTGGGAAACTGGAGAAGATGAAGCCGTATTCACCGTACTCTACGCCAAAGAGCTGTATGCGCCGGGAGCCGGGTCTTCAATCGGTTCGGGGGCCTGGAACAGCTCGAGGAATATTGTGGGGAAGGACATCTATCTGGACGGCTCGCTCTATAACCGTATCCAGTTGTCCGTGCCGCTGGAGCCGGGCATCAACCCGGTTGCAATTAGTTCCATAGGGATGGCTGCCGCAGGAATTCGGATCAGACGCAATGTAAGCGACCCGTCCGTGATTCCGGTGAATATTACAGAGGATGGGAAAGAATTTTTGACTCTAGAGTCTCCAGCAAGCGGCTACTTGAAACTCAAATCCGGAGACTCTTTCACCATTTCGGGCAAAGTGATCAATCCGCCTAATCTGGCCATCGGTAAATTGACGGTTACGATTCAGCGCTATGTACCGGATGCGGAGGATGTCAGAAAGGATTTTACAACAGTTTCCACAAAGGAGATTCCGGTAAAAAACGGGACGTTCAGCGGCAGCGTAACCTTACCTCGGTCCGGTTCATACCGGATTTGTGTGAACGGCTTGACCTATACGACCTTTCCAGGACATGGCCCAGCTTCCGTTACCTGGGCGAACCTGTCAGCGGAAGTGGCGGAATAA
- a CDS encoding Hsp20/alpha crystallin family protein, whose protein sequence is MFDLVPFGKRREEAFGQLAKSFGDLFGDDFFAPLKSSTLSIRTDIREAGDHYLIEAELPGFTKDEIVIDYAAPYLTIKAVRKEENTEENSDRQIVRKERRYGEYVRRFYVQDIKEEGIRASLKNGVLSLEVPKRQKPEGTRIEIRDDEQ, encoded by the coding sequence ATGTTTGATCTGGTTCCTTTTGGAAAACGGCGTGAAGAGGCCTTTGGCCAATTGGCCAAATCTTTCGGTGATTTGTTTGGGGACGACTTCTTCGCTCCGCTCAAGAGCTCTACCCTGTCGATCCGCACCGATATCCGCGAAGCCGGGGACCACTATTTGATTGAGGCCGAGCTTCCGGGATTCACCAAAGATGAGATTGTGATTGATTACGCGGCGCCGTACCTGACGATCAAGGCGGTGCGCAAAGAAGAGAACACCGAGGAGAACAGCGACCGCCAGATTGTCCGCAAAGAGCGTCGATACGGAGAATACGTCCGCAGATTTTACGTTCAGGACATCAAGGAAGAGGGCATTCGGGCTTCCCTGAAGAACGGCGTATTGTCGCTTGAGGTACCGAAACGGCAAAAACCGGAGGGCACGCGGATTGAAATCCGGGATGACGAACAATAA
- a CDS encoding GntR family transcriptional regulator has translation MLIFPSLNESGRNPLYIQLYEFLKREIMNGRLPYGVRLPSIRSAASQLHISATPVETAYQQLLAEGFNQQAEERLLFASYT, from the coding sequence ATGCTGATCTTCCCCAGCCTGAATGAATCCGGAAGGAACCCCCTCTATATTCAGCTCTACGAATTCCTCAAGCGGGAAATTATGAACGGCAGGCTTCCCTACGGCGTGCGGCTCCCCTCGATCCGGTCGGCGGCTTCGCAGCTTCATATCAGCGCCACTCCGGTCGAAACGGCCTACCAACAGCTTCTCGCCGAAGGCTTTAACCAGCAGGCCGAAGAGCGGCTATTATTTGCAAGCTATACATAG
- a CDS encoding cold-shock protein, producing METGTVKWFNADKGFGFIEVEGGSDVFVHFSAIVSEGFKTLDEGQRVEFNIVQGNRGPQAENVVKL from the coding sequence ATGGAAACAGGAACAGTTAAATGGTTTAACGCAGACAAAGGATTTGGCTTTATCGAGGTTGAAGGCGGCAGCGACGTATTCGTGCATTTCAGCGCAATCGTCAGCGAAGGCTTCAAGACTCTTGATGAAGGCCAACGCGTTGAGTTCAACATCGTTCAAGGCAACCGCGGTCCGCAAGCCGAGAACGTCGTTAAACTGTAA
- a CDS encoding MFS transporter, whose amino-acid sequence MDTLPKETAQTKTFPASPKRIYILQLLTVFIGFLIFGFSENIKGPAIPRIQLEMGLDEMRIGLLLSLNSLGYLLACSFTAYLIRRIGIKAVCLLSFGSMVLSGVLIFLSRSYPALSSSFFLMYIGNGMLEIGLAVLAARIFIRNTGTMMNLAHFFYGLSSTVAPMIASGLMTLSIGGRAIDWRDVYLLILLLAILPMIPAVAGKFPSSGISGDERLPLKVLAADPVIWMLVATLSFGVISEMAVGGWLVNFLEKAYGWDGTAAAGMLSVFFLCFTFARLFLGPITDKIGFTLSLIIFSALSGLLTFAAIAAGEPGAFLFAAAGIGIAPIYPTVMALIAKRYGEGSDTAITFIVTLMGVSSVIGNYLIGAIITGIKDMVTASRGAGEGLLAGLQAGYAFIGLCALLCALFAVPLYVYLKRRGELL is encoded by the coding sequence TTGGATACTCTGCCAAAAGAAACTGCCCAAACGAAAACGTTTCCGGCGTCGCCGAAGCGTATTTATATTTTACAGCTGCTTACGGTCTTTATCGGATTTCTGATCTTCGGCTTCTCCGAGAATATTAAAGGCCCCGCCATTCCCCGTATCCAGCTGGAGATGGGACTCGATGAAATGCGCATCGGCTTGCTGCTGTCGCTAAACTCGCTCGGCTATTTGCTGGCTTGCTCCTTCACTGCCTACCTGATCCGCAGAATCGGCATCAAGGCGGTCTGCCTGCTGTCATTTGGCTCCATGGTGCTGTCCGGCGTACTGATCTTCCTGTCCCGCAGCTATCCGGCGCTCTCCAGCTCCTTCTTCCTTATGTACATCGGCAACGGAATGCTGGAGATCGGGCTCGCCGTGCTCGCGGCGCGAATCTTTATCCGCAACACCGGGACGATGATGAACCTCGCCCACTTCTTCTACGGACTCAGCTCGACCGTGGCGCCGATGATCGCCTCCGGGCTGATGACGCTGTCGATCGGCGGCCGGGCTATCGATTGGCGGGACGTCTATCTGCTGATCCTGCTGCTTGCTATCCTGCCGATGATTCCTGCTGTTGCCGGCAAGTTCCCAAGCAGCGGCATATCCGGGGATGAACGGCTTCCGTTAAAAGTCCTCGCCGCCGATCCGGTCATCTGGATGCTGGTCGCCACCCTGTCCTTTGGCGTCATTTCCGAAATGGCCGTGGGCGGCTGGCTGGTCAATTTTCTGGAAAAAGCCTACGGCTGGGACGGTACCGCAGCAGCGGGCATGCTCTCCGTATTCTTTCTCTGCTTCACCTTCGCCCGGCTGTTCCTCGGTCCGATCACCGATAAAATCGGCTTCACACTGTCGCTCATCATTTTCTCCGCCCTGTCCGGCCTGCTGACCTTCGCCGCCATCGCGGCGGGCGAGCCGGGAGCATTTCTGTTCGCCGCGGCGGGCATCGGCATCGCGCCGATCTACCCTACCGTTATGGCGCTGATCGCCAAGCGCTACGGCGAAGGCAGCGACACCGCCATCACTTTCATCGTCACCCTGATGGGCGTGTCCAGCGTCATCGGCAATTACCTGATCGGCGCCATCATCACAGGCATCAAGGACATGGTGACGGCAAGCCGCGGCGCCGGGGAGGGCCTGCTGGCCGGGCTTCAGGCGGGCTATGCCTTCATCGGCCTGTGCGCCCTGCTCTGCGCCTTGTTCGCCGTGCCGCTGTACGTGTATTTGAAGAGGCGGGGGGAGCTGTTGTAG
- a CDS encoding AI-2E family transporter: MEWFKHFFADLTVRRFGILLLVCLLLYGIRDMLNLVLLTFLIAYIMNSFQVLLSRRIGRYVRVNSKVIIIILYVVMISTLVTALVHYLPKIFVQVRQLTNFLIALTPENIPQNEIVQYLFKTVKGLNYEKYMTNGLDYITTIGNWGTTFVLSIILSFVFILEKNRIVAFTSRMKQSKVAWFYNELEYFGNKFALSFGKVIEAQILIAMFNTIFTVIGLIILGFPYLFALGVMIFLLSLIPVAGFLISLIPLCIIGYNIGGLVMVIYVLAMIAVLHFIEGYFLNPKLMSSKMNLPMFYTFIVLLFSEHYLGVWGLILGIPIFVFVLDILEIKRANAEAELPADPLKKR; this comes from the coding sequence ATGGAATGGTTTAAGCATTTTTTTGCGGATTTGACGGTCCGCCGGTTTGGAATTTTGCTGCTGGTATGCTTGCTGCTGTACGGTATCAGGGATATGCTCAATCTGGTGCTGCTGACCTTTTTGATTGCTTACATTATGAACAGCTTTCAGGTGCTGCTGTCGAGGCGGATCGGCAGATACGTAAGGGTGAACAGCAAGGTTATTATCATCATCCTCTATGTAGTTATGATTTCCACTTTGGTAACAGCGCTGGTGCACTATCTGCCCAAAATATTCGTTCAAGTCCGGCAGCTCACCAATTTCCTCATCGCGCTAACTCCGGAGAATATTCCGCAGAATGAGATTGTCCAATATTTATTCAAGACCGTCAAAGGTTTGAACTATGAGAAGTATATGACGAACGGTCTCGATTACATCACGACGATCGGCAACTGGGGCACCACGTTCGTTCTGTCGATTATTCTGAGTTTCGTCTTTATTCTGGAGAAGAACCGGATCGTGGCGTTCACTTCGCGGATGAAGCAGAGCAAGGTGGCCTGGTTCTATAATGAGCTGGAGTATTTCGGCAACAAATTTGCGTTATCCTTCGGTAAAGTGATCGAAGCGCAGATTCTGATCGCAATGTTCAACACGATTTTTACGGTCATCGGGCTGATCATTCTCGGATTTCCGTATCTGTTCGCGCTCGGAGTGATGATTTTCCTGCTGAGTCTGATTCCGGTGGCGGGCTTCCTCATTTCGCTTATTCCGCTCTGCATCATCGGGTACAATATCGGCGGGCTGGTGATGGTCATTTACGTGCTGGCGATGATCGCCGTGCTGCACTTCATTGAGGGCTATTTCCTGAATCCGAAGCTGATGTCCTCAAAAATGAACTTGCCGATGTTCTACACCTTCATTGTGCTGCTGTTCTCCGAGCATTATCTCGGCGTATGGGGACTCATCCTGGGTATCCCGATCTTTGTATTCGTGCTGGATATTCTGGAGATCAAACGCGCAAACGCCGAAGCGGAGCTTCCGGCAGATCCCCTGAAGAAACGGTAA
- the clpB gene encoding ATP-dependent chaperone ClpB, with protein MDFNKLTQKLQEAVASAQSLASGAGHQEIDNPHLLKALLEQHEGLLPRLLQKMNVPVNELLSRTDELLRRKASVGGSGAGTVRRYASQALIATLEQAEKEAAAMQDEFVAVEHAVLAMVSGSSGSPDIRRIFEAQGVTREKLLKVLAEIRGHQRVTSREPEATYEVLEKYGRDLVAEVRAGKVDPVIGRDGEIRRVIRILSRKTKNNPVLIGEPGVGKTAIVEGLAHRIVRRDVPEGLKDKTIFSLDMSALVAGAKYRGEFEERLQAVLKEIKESDGRIILFIDELHTIVGAGKTEGAMDAGNMLKPMLARGELHCIGATTLDEYRKYIEKDPALERRFQQVMVSEPDVEDTISILRGLKERFEVHHGVKIHDSALVAAGVLSNRYITDRFLPDKAIDLVDEACAMIRTEIDSMPGEMDEVTRRLMQMEIEEAALKKETDEASKRRLESLQRELADLKEKHLEMTARWEKEKSAISGVRELKKKLEQARLDLERAQEEYDLNKSAELSYGIIPDLERQVRAAEEAAQQDGDSRLLREAVTEDEIADIVSRWTGVPVSRLVEGERDKLLRLEETLHERVVGQDEAVSLVSDAVLRARAGIKDPNRPIGSFLFLGPTGVGKTELAKALAAALFDREDGMIRIDMSEYMEKHSVSRLVGAPPGYVGYEEGGQLTEAVRRQPYTVVLLDEVEKAHPDVFNILLQLLDDGRLTDSQGRIVDFKNTIIIMTSNIGSPHLIQGTDDNGYLTPAVKERVMSELRGHFRPEFLNRVDDIVMFKPLSLDEIRQIVGKLVDGLRGRLAERQVGLVLTDEAIRFIAKEGFDPVYGARPLKRFIQRSLETRVARALISGEAGEGSVLKVGAADGELTVTIQKPEAAPLGKA; from the coding sequence ATGGACTTCAATAAATTAACGCAAAAGCTGCAGGAAGCTGTCGCTTCCGCGCAGTCATTGGCCTCGGGCGCAGGGCATCAGGAGATCGATAATCCTCATCTGCTCAAAGCGCTGCTTGAACAGCATGAGGGGCTTCTTCCCCGGCTGCTGCAAAAAATGAACGTGCCGGTAAACGAGCTGCTGAGCCGCACCGATGAGCTGCTGCGGCGGAAGGCTTCCGTCGGCGGCTCAGGGGCCGGAACGGTGCGGCGGTACGCTTCGCAGGCGCTGATCGCCACACTGGAGCAGGCCGAGAAGGAAGCAGCGGCCATGCAGGATGAGTTCGTGGCGGTGGAGCATGCCGTGCTGGCGATGGTATCCGGCAGCAGCGGAAGCCCGGACATCCGCCGAATTTTCGAAGCCCAGGGCGTGACGCGCGAAAAGCTCCTGAAGGTTCTGGCGGAAATTCGCGGTCACCAGCGGGTGACGAGCCGGGAGCCGGAAGCGACCTACGAGGTGCTGGAGAAATACGGCCGCGACCTCGTGGCCGAGGTGCGCGCGGGCAAGGTTGATCCCGTTATCGGCCGCGACGGCGAGATCCGCCGGGTGATTCGGATTCTTTCCCGGAAGACGAAGAATAATCCGGTGCTGATCGGCGAGCCGGGCGTCGGCAAGACGGCGATCGTGGAAGGTCTGGCGCACCGGATTGTCCGGCGCGACGTACCGGAGGGCCTGAAGGACAAGACGATCTTCTCCCTCGATATGAGCGCGCTTGTCGCTGGAGCGAAGTACCGCGGCGAGTTCGAGGAGCGGCTTCAGGCCGTCCTGAAGGAAATCAAGGAAAGCGACGGCCGGATCATCCTGTTCATCGACGAGCTGCACACGATTGTCGGCGCGGGCAAGACCGAAGGCGCGATGGATGCGGGCAACATGCTGAAGCCGATGCTGGCCAGAGGCGAGCTGCACTGTATCGGCGCGACGACGCTCGACGAGTACCGCAAGTACATCGAGAAGGACCCAGCGCTGGAGCGCCGCTTCCAGCAGGTAATGGTCAGCGAGCCGGACGTCGAGGACACGATCTCAATTCTGCGCGGCCTGAAGGAGCGGTTCGAGGTGCATCACGGCGTCAAAATCCACGACAGCGCGCTGGTCGCTGCGGGCGTATTGTCCAATCGCTACATTACCGACCGCTTCCTGCCCGACAAGGCGATTGACCTCGTTGATGAGGCCTGCGCAATGATCCGTACGGAGATTGATTCCATGCCGGGCGAAATGGATGAAGTGACGCGGCGGCTGATGCAGATGGAGATTGAAGAAGCGGCGCTTAAAAAAGAAACCGACGAAGCCAGCAAACGCCGCCTGGAATCGCTCCAGCGCGAGCTGGCCGATCTCAAGGAGAAGCACCTTGAAATGACGGCCCGCTGGGAGAAAGAAAAGTCGGCCATTTCCGGCGTTCGCGAGCTGAAGAAGAAACTGGAGCAGGCGCGCCTGGACCTGGAGCGCGCCCAGGAAGAGTACGACCTGAACAAATCGGCCGAGCTGAGCTACGGAATTATCCCGGACCTTGAGCGGCAGGTGAGGGCGGCGGAGGAAGCGGCGCAGCAGGATGGCGATTCCCGGCTGCTGCGCGAGGCGGTGACCGAGGACGAGATCGCCGACATCGTCTCCCGCTGGACCGGCGTTCCGGTCAGCCGGCTCGTAGAGGGCGAACGCGACAAGCTGCTGAGGCTGGAAGAGACGCTGCATGAGCGCGTCGTCGGCCAGGACGAAGCGGTGTCGCTCGTCTCGGACGCCGTGCTGCGGGCGAGAGCGGGCATCAAGGACCCGAACCGGCCGATCGGTTCGTTCCTGTTCCTCGGCCCGACCGGCGTCGGCAAGACCGAGCTGGCGAAGGCGCTGGCGGCCGCGCTGTTCGACCGCGAGGACGGCATGATCCGTATCGACATGTCGGAGTACATGGAGAAGCACAGCGTCTCCCGGCTCGTCGGCGCGCCTCCGGGATATGTCGGCTACGAGGAGGGCGGCCAGCTTACGGAAGCGGTGCGGCGCCAGCCGTACACGGTCGTCCTGCTGGATGAAGTAGAGAAGGCCCACCCGGACGTGTTCAACATCCTGCTGCAGCTGCTGGATGACGGCCGCCTGACCGATTCGCAAGGGCGGATCGTCGATTTCAAGAATACGATTATCATCATGACGTCCAACATTGGCTCGCCTCATCTGATTCAGGGCACCGACGACAACGGCTACCTGACGCCAGCGGTCAAGGAACGCGTCATGAGTGAGCTGCGCGGCCATTTCCGCCCCGAGTTCCTGAACCGGGTGGACGATATTGTGATGTTCAAGCCGCTGTCGCTTGACGAAATCCGGCAGATCGTCGGCAAGCTGGTGGACGGCCTCCGGGGCCGTCTGGCCGAGCGTCAGGTCGGCCTGGTCCTCACGGACGAAGCGATCCGCTTTATCGCAAAAGAGGGCTTCGATCCCGTGTACGGCGCCCGGCCGCTGAAGCGGTTCATCCAGCGCAGCCTGGAGACCCGGGTCGCCCGTGCGCTGATCTCCGGCGAGGCCGGCGAAGGCTCCGTGCTGAAGGTCGGCGCGGCGGACGGCGAGCTGACAGTCACCATCCAAAAGCCGGAAGCCGCGCCGCTTGGCAAAGCGTAA